A genomic region of Xanthomonas campestris pv. phormiicola contains the following coding sequences:
- the fdhD gene encoding formate dehydrogenase accessory sulfurtransferase FdhD, translating into MYSRASSRPGAVARGVHRHRDGRTALTQDLVAAEVPVAFAYNGEPFVVMMATPEDLHDFALGFSLSEGIVEDPAQLRIASVDTFLEGVSLQLQIPPAHAAALQARRRNLQGRSGCGVCGSESIEAVLRAPRPLPAGTAIAPAALARALRELRQQQPLNAITGATHAAGWADADGGVQLAREDVGRHNALDKLIGALATAGVDPASGFAVVTSRASYEMAMKAAQAGIPLLAAISAPTALAIALADSAGLTLIGFARDHDYVVYSHPQRLHQAEHAGEPA; encoded by the coding sequence ATGTACTCGCGTGCGTCTTCCCGGCCCGGCGCCGTCGCGCGCGGCGTGCACCGCCATCGCGACGGGCGCACCGCGCTCACCCAGGATCTGGTGGCGGCCGAGGTGCCGGTGGCGTTCGCCTACAACGGCGAGCCGTTCGTGGTGATGATGGCCACCCCCGAAGACCTGCACGATTTCGCGCTGGGCTTCTCGCTCAGCGAAGGCATCGTCGAGGATCCGGCGCAGCTGCGCATCGCCAGCGTGGACACCTTCCTGGAAGGGGTCTCGCTGCAACTGCAGATCCCGCCCGCGCATGCCGCGGCCCTGCAGGCGCGGCGCCGCAACCTGCAGGGCCGCAGCGGCTGCGGGGTGTGCGGCAGCGAATCGATCGAGGCGGTGCTGCGCGCGCCGCGGCCGTTGCCGGCCGGTACCGCGATCGCGCCGGCGGCGCTGGCGCGGGCCTTGCGCGAGCTGCGCCAGCAGCAACCGCTCAACGCGATCACCGGCGCCACCCACGCCGCCGGATGGGCCGACGCCGATGGAGGCGTGCAGCTGGCGCGCGAGGACGTCGGCCGGCACAACGCGCTGGACAAGCTGATCGGCGCGCTGGCCACCGCCGGCGTCGATCCGGCCAGCGGCTTCGCCGTGGTCACCAGCCGCGCCAGCTACGAGATGGCGATGAAGGCCGCACAGGCCGGCATCCCGCTGCTGGCCGCCATTTCCGCACCCACCGCACTGGCGATCGCGCTGGCCGACAGCGCCGGCCTGACCCTGATCGGTTTCGCCCGCGACCACGATTACGTCGTCTACAGCCATCCGCAGCGCCTGCACCAGGCCGAGCACGCCGGAGAGCCCGCATGA
- a CDS encoding FdhF/YdeP family oxidoreductase has protein sequence MSKKTIQPYTQPAGGWGALRAVATHLLQQDVAVQGAKTLLHANQPDGFDCPGCAWPDRDHTSTFEFCENGAKAVAAEATARRATPELFAQHSVAQLARYSDYWLEGQGRLTHPLRYDSASDHYVPVGWDAAFALIATHLNGLASPDEAIFYTSGRTSNEAAFLYQLFVREFGTNNFPDCSNMCHEPSGTALKSQIGVGKGTVSLHDFELADAIFIFGQNPGTNHPRMLGELRQAARRGAAIVSFNPLRERGLEKFADPQDKLQMLHNGSTRISSDYFQLKIGGDLAAVKGIIKHVLERDAEAARAAQPRLLDLQFITQHTANFDAFAADVIAEPWATIVEESGLSEAELRHAGEIYLKSERLIACWGMGITQHKHSVATIHMIANLLLLRGHLGRPGAGACPVRGHSNVQGDRTMMIYEKPPAAFLDRLQQVFGFDPPRASGFDTVGAIEAMRDGRARTFFGMGGNFATATPDTEATHRALRRCDLTVHVTTKLNRSHLVHGRDALILPCLGRTEIDIQEAGPQSVSVEDSMSMVHLSAGINPPASPELLSEPAIVARLAEATLGARSAIRWRWLAADYDRIRDLIAQVFEDFADFNARVRVPGGFRLSNTARDRVWDTPEGRAVFKVHAVPTDNPIHRARRQRPAQPVFTLATTRSHDQYNTTIYGLDDRYRGVFGERRVLFINAADIADLGLQAGAWVDLESLGEDGVQRHAKRFLLVEYNIPRGCLAAYYPETNGLVPLSSFADEARTPTSKSIPVVVTPHLADAADAAPRDIGVALVR, from the coding sequence ATGAGCAAGAAAACCATTCAACCGTACACGCAGCCTGCCGGCGGCTGGGGCGCGCTGCGCGCCGTCGCCACCCACCTGCTGCAACAGGACGTGGCGGTGCAGGGGGCCAAGACCCTGCTGCACGCCAACCAGCCCGACGGCTTCGACTGTCCCGGCTGCGCCTGGCCCGACCGCGACCACACCTCGACCTTCGAGTTCTGCGAGAACGGCGCCAAGGCGGTGGCCGCCGAAGCCACCGCGCGCCGCGCCACGCCGGAACTGTTCGCGCAGCACAGCGTCGCGCAGCTGGCCAGGTACAGCGACTACTGGCTGGAAGGGCAGGGCCGGCTGACCCATCCGCTGCGTTACGACAGCGCCAGCGACCACTACGTGCCGGTGGGCTGGGACGCCGCGTTCGCGCTGATCGCCACGCACCTCAACGGCCTGGCCTCGCCGGACGAGGCGATCTTCTACACCTCCGGGCGCACCAGCAACGAGGCCGCGTTCCTGTACCAGCTGTTCGTGCGCGAGTTCGGCACCAACAACTTCCCCGACTGCTCCAACATGTGCCACGAGCCGTCGGGCACCGCGCTCAAGTCGCAGATCGGCGTGGGCAAGGGCACGGTGTCGTTGCACGATTTCGAACTGGCCGATGCCATCTTCATCTTCGGCCAGAACCCGGGCACCAACCATCCGCGCATGCTCGGCGAGCTGCGCCAGGCGGCCAGGCGCGGCGCGGCGATCGTGTCGTTCAATCCGCTGCGCGAGCGCGGCCTGGAGAAGTTCGCCGATCCGCAGGACAAGCTGCAGATGCTGCACAACGGTTCGACGCGGATTTCGTCGGACTACTTCCAGTTGAAGATCGGCGGCGACCTGGCCGCGGTCAAGGGCATCATCAAGCACGTGCTGGAGCGCGATGCCGAGGCCGCGCGCGCGGCGCAACCGCGCCTGCTCGACCTGCAGTTCATCACCCAGCACACCGCCAACTTCGACGCCTTCGCCGCGGACGTGATCGCCGAACCGTGGGCGACCATCGTCGAGGAATCCGGGCTGAGCGAGGCCGAGCTGCGCCATGCCGGCGAGATCTACCTGAAATCCGAACGGCTGATCGCCTGTTGGGGCATGGGCATCACCCAGCACAAGCACTCGGTGGCCACGATCCACATGATCGCCAACCTGCTGCTGCTGCGCGGCCATCTGGGCCGCCCCGGCGCCGGCGCCTGCCCGGTGCGCGGGCACAGCAACGTGCAGGGCGACCGCACGATGATGATCTACGAGAAGCCGCCGGCCGCGTTCCTGGACCGGTTGCAGCAGGTGTTCGGGTTCGATCCGCCGCGCGCATCCGGTTTCGACACCGTCGGCGCGATCGAGGCGATGCGCGACGGCCGCGCCAGGACCTTCTTCGGCATGGGCGGCAACTTCGCCACCGCCACCCCCGACACCGAGGCCACGCATCGCGCGCTGCGCCGCTGCGACCTCACCGTACACGTGACCACCAAGCTCAACCGCAGCCACCTGGTGCACGGCCGCGACGCGCTGATCCTGCCGTGCCTGGGGCGCACCGAGATCGACATCCAGGAGGCCGGACCGCAGAGCGTCAGCGTCGAGGACTCGATGAGCATGGTGCACCTGTCGGCGGGGATCAATCCGCCGGCGTCGCCGGAGCTGCTGTCGGAACCGGCGATCGTCGCGCGCCTGGCCGAAGCCACGCTCGGCGCGCGCAGCGCGATCCGCTGGCGCTGGCTGGCCGCCGACTACGACCGCATCCGCGACCTGATCGCGCAGGTGTTCGAGGATTTCGCCGACTTCAACGCGCGGGTACGCGTGCCCGGCGGCTTCCGCCTGTCCAATACCGCGCGCGACCGGGTGTGGGACACCCCGGAAGGCCGCGCGGTGTTCAAGGTGCACGCGGTGCCCACCGACAACCCGATCCACCGCGCGCGCCGCCAGCGCCCCGCGCAACCGGTGTTCACCCTGGCCACGACGCGCTCGCACGACCAGTACAACACCACCATCTATGGCCTGGACGACCGCTACCGCGGCGTGTTCGGCGAGCGCCGGGTGCTGTTCATCAACGCTGCCGACATCGCCGATCTGGGCCTGCAGGCCGGCGCCTGGGTGGACCTGGAAAGCCTCGGCGAAGACGGCGTGCAGCGCCATGCCAAGCGTTTCCTGCTGGTGGAGTACAACATCCCGCGCGGCTGCCTGGCCGCCTACTACCCGGAGACCAACGGCCTGGTGCCGCTGTCCAGCTTCGCCGACGAGGCGCGCACGCCGACCTCCAAGTCGATCCCGGTGGTGGTGACGCCGCACCTGGCCGATGCCGCCGACGCGGCGCCGCGCGACATCGGCGTGGCGCTTGTCCGCTGA
- a CDS encoding MHS family MFS transporter gives MTAAALPASPVNSPRRVLLASLIGTTIEFFDFYIYATAAVLVFPKLFFPTGDADAARLQSLATFAVAFVARPVGSALFGHFGDRIGRKATLVAALLTMGLSTVVIGLLPSYASIGMWAPALLALCRFGQGLGLGGEWGGAVLLATENAPPGKRAWYGMFPQLGAPLGFLLSSGIFLLLGAVLDDTQFMRWGWRIPFVASALLVVTGLWVRLRIHETPDFQRALQRKERVALPMWTVLSRHAGALLLGTFGVFATFMLFYLMTVFALGYGTAVLGYGREQFLLLQMVGILFFAAGIPISAHYGDRYGTHRTMIVAGLVIVLFGLGFAPLFGAAHPWQLLAFLSLGSFFMGLTYGPCGTLLAELYPVQVRYTGASMSFNLAGIIGAAPAPYVASWLAKHYGLPWVGYYLSAGAALSLLALLVIGARRR, from the coding sequence ATGACCGCTGCCGCGCTTCCCGCTTCGCCCGTCAATTCGCCGCGCCGCGTGCTGCTGGCCAGCCTGATCGGCACCACCATCGAGTTCTTCGATTTCTACATCTACGCCACCGCCGCGGTGCTGGTGTTCCCGAAACTGTTCTTCCCGACCGGCGACGCCGACGCGGCGCGGCTGCAGTCGCTGGCCACGTTCGCGGTGGCGTTCGTGGCGCGGCCGGTCGGCTCGGCGCTGTTCGGCCATTTCGGCGACCGCATCGGGCGCAAGGCGACGCTGGTGGCCGCGCTGCTGACCATGGGCCTGTCCACGGTGGTGATCGGGCTGTTGCCCAGCTACGCCAGCATCGGCATGTGGGCGCCGGCGCTGCTGGCGCTGTGCCGCTTCGGCCAGGGCCTTGGCCTGGGCGGCGAATGGGGCGGGGCGGTGTTGCTGGCCACCGAGAACGCGCCGCCGGGCAAGCGCGCCTGGTACGGCATGTTCCCGCAACTGGGCGCGCCACTGGGCTTCCTGCTGTCCTCCGGGATCTTCCTGCTGCTCGGTGCGGTGCTCGACGATACGCAGTTCATGCGCTGGGGCTGGCGCATCCCGTTCGTGGCCAGTGCGCTGCTGGTGGTGACCGGGCTGTGGGTGCGCCTGCGCATCCACGAAACCCCGGATTTCCAGAGGGCGCTGCAACGCAAGGAGCGGGTGGCGTTGCCGATGTGGACGGTGCTGTCGCGGCATGCCGGTGCGCTGCTGCTCGGCACCTTCGGCGTGTTCGCGACCTTCATGCTGTTCTATCTGATGACGGTGTTCGCGCTGGGTTACGGCACCGCGGTACTCGGCTACGGCCGCGAGCAGTTCCTGCTGCTGCAGATGGTCGGCATCCTGTTCTTCGCCGCCGGCATTCCGATATCGGCGCATTACGGCGACCGCTACGGCACGCATCGCACGATGATCGTGGCCGGCCTCGTCATCGTCCTGTTCGGGCTGGGCTTCGCGCCGCTGTTCGGCGCTGCGCATCCATGGCAGCTGCTGGCGTTCCTGTCGCTGGGTTCGTTCTTCATGGGCCTGACCTACGGGCCCTGCGGCACCTTGCTGGCCGAACTGTATCCGGTGCAGGTGCGTTACACCGGTGCCTCGATGTCGTTCAACCTGGCCGGCATCATCGGTGCGGCACCGGCGCCGTACGTGGCCAGCTGGCTGGCCAAGCACTACGGCCTGCCATGGGTCGGCTACTACCTCAGTGCCGGAGCGGCGTTGAGCCTGCTGGCGCTGCTGGTGATCGGCGCCAGGCGCCGCTGA